In Thermococcus chitonophagus, the genomic stretch ATGAGCTGTTCCGGCTTACTCCACCTCACGCTTCCAGCCAAGGCGTGCGTACTCATAACGAGAAAGAAAGGAATATCTGTCTCTTTTTCGACTAACAGGCCCGAGGAGATAGCTTACGTCCTCTCGACCCTCAATATACCCAGGGCACCATAATACCTTGTTATAACAATGTTTTTATATTGCAAAACCAAGTTTTTGCGGGGATGTCCATGCTGAGGGACGTGATAATTAGCAGGGCTATAATCGAGAGCTACTTCAAGGATCTACTCAACAATCTCGAGCTCGACGTTGCCATAGTTGGGGCCGGCCCCTCGGGAATGGTTGCCGCATATTACTTGGCGAAGGGAGGAGCCAAGGTAGCGATCTTCGAGAAGAAGCTCTCAATAGGTGGAGGGATCTGGGGAGGTGCAATGGGCTTCAACAAGATCGTGGTTCAGGAAGAAGCTAAAGAGATTCTCGACGAATTTGGAATAAGGTACGAGAAGTTTGAAGAAGGCTACTACGTGGCTGACGCTATTGAAGTGGCAACAACCATAGCCAGCAAGGTCGTGAAAGCGGGGGTTAAGATATTCAACATGATCGAGGTTGAAGATCTGGTTGTGAAGAACAACAGGGTTTCTGGTATAGTGATTAACTGGACTCCAATTCACATGACGGGACTTCACGTTGATCCTCTGACAGTAGAGGCAAAGTATGTAATAGATTCAACGGGACACGGAGCCCAGATAACTCAGTTCCTCCTCAAGAGGGGGTTGATAGAGAGAATTCCTGGGGAAGGCCCAATGTGGGCAGATCAGGGTGAGAAGCTAACGGTAGAGAATACCAGAGAAGTGTACCCAGGACTGTACGTTACCGGAATGGCAGCCAATGCCGTGAGTGGAGCCCCCAGAATGGGTCCAATCTTCGGTGGAATGTTCTTAAGCGGCAGAAAAGCTGCCCAAGAGATTCTTTCCAAGCTCTGACCCTTCTCCTTTTTGTAGTCACCTTCAGTTAACGGCAATCTTTATATGCAAGTTTTAACTTGATATGCATTGAAAGCTTAGACTTGAGGTGATTTGTATGGACAAGCTGAAGGTGATAATGGAGAAAGGGACTGAGAGGCTGAAGAGGGGCTTTGCAAAGATGGTGAAAGGCGGAGTCATCATGGACGTTACAAATGCCGAGCAGGCAAGGATTGCTGAGGAGGCCGGAGCGGTTTCAGTTATGGCCCTCCACAAGGTTCCTGCAGACATAAGGAAGGCCGGCGGAGTTGCGAGGATGGCTCCCGTGGAGAAGATTCAGGAGATAATGGATGCAGTAACGATCCCCGTTATGGCCAAGGTAAGAATTGGACATGAAGCTGAAGCAAGGATTCTCGAGGCATTGGGAGTTGACATGATTGATGAGAGCGAAGTTCTAACCCCAGCAGACCCGTTCTTCCACATCTACAAGAAGAAGTTCACAGTCCCATTCGTTTGCGGTGCGAGGAACCTTGGTGAGGCAGTTAGGAGGATCTGGGAAGGAGCTGCGATGATAAGAACCAAGGGAGAGGCGGGAACTGGAAACATAATAGAGGCGGTAAGGCACGTAAGGCTGGTGAACGAGAACATAAAGCTCATTCAGAGGATGACGGATGAAGAAATTTACGGAGTCGCCGAAAAGTTTGCCGAGCCCTACCTGAGGCTTGCATTCAGTGTCAAAGAGATAAGTGGCCTTCCAAAGAGGGTTCTAGAGAACGAGCCAATTTACGAAGGCTTCACGTACAGGGAGATAGTAGAGGGACTCTATAAGATCCTACTCGAGATCAAGAAGCTCGGCAGGCTACCAGTCGTTAACTTCGCCGCTGGTGGAGTAGCTACTCCGGCTGACGCAGCCTTGATGATGGCAATGGGAATGGACGGAGTGTTCGTAGGTTCAGGAATCTTCAAGAGCTCAAATCCACCAGCGATGGCGAGGGCAATAGTTGAAGCCGTTAACCACTGGGACGAGCCAGATGTCCTTGCGGAGATAAGCAGGGAGATA encodes the following:
- the pdxS gene encoding pyridoxal 5'-phosphate synthase lyase subunit PdxS — protein: MDKLKVIMEKGTERLKRGFAKMVKGGVIMDVTNAEQARIAEEAGAVSVMALHKVPADIRKAGGVARMAPVEKIQEIMDAVTIPVMAKVRIGHEAEARILEALGVDMIDESEVLTPADPFFHIYKKKFTVPFVCGARNLGEAVRRIWEGAAMIRTKGEAGTGNIIEAVRHVRLVNENIKLIQRMTDEEIYGVAEKFAEPYLRLAFSVKEISGLPKRVLENEPIYEGFTYREIVEGLYKILLEIKKLGRLPVVNFAAGGVATPADAALMMAMGMDGVFVGSGIFKSSNPPAMARAIVEAVNHWDEPDVLAEISREIGEPMRGQDIAELEVRMEERGV
- a CDS encoding sulfide-dependent adenosine diphosphate thiazole synthase; translated protein: MLRDVIISRAIIESYFKDLLNNLELDVAIVGAGPSGMVAAYYLAKGGAKVAIFEKKLSIGGGIWGGAMGFNKIVVQEEAKEILDEFGIRYEKFEEGYYVADAIEVATTIASKVVKAGVKIFNMIEVEDLVVKNNRVSGIVINWTPIHMTGLHVDPLTVEAKYVIDSTGHGAQITQFLLKRGLIERIPGEGPMWADQGEKLTVENTREVYPGLYVTGMAANAVSGAPRMGPIFGGMFLSGRKAAQEILSKL